The proteins below come from a single Denticeps clupeoides chromosome 15, fDenClu1.1, whole genome shotgun sequence genomic window:
- the th2 gene encoding tyrosine hydroxylase 2 → MKTDSAPQHHVPFPGRRRSLLDDARRESGSPSPGPSRGGDSLVALNLLLALSGEKNAGFFKAGRVFETFETKLLHVESRPRRCKNSSSELEIFIKCEVHSSDIEAFINSLKRVAGDVRTIPEEKVPWFPRKIRELDKCNHLITKFDPDLDQDHPGFTDKEYRNRRSYFSELAFCYKQGDPLPRVEYTAEEVSTWKEVYRTLTGIYPSHACRQFLHGLQQLEKECGYGEDRIPQLQDVSVFLQEKTGFQLRPAGGLISARDFLASLAFRVFQCTQYIRHSSAPMHSPEPDCCHELLGHIPMLTDKEFAQFSQEIGLASLGASDDDIERLSTLYWFTVEFGLCKQNDSVKAYGAGLLSSYGELMHALSNEPEYKPFSPEETALQPYQDQTYQPVYFVSESFEDAKAKLKEYSSTIQRPFTVRYDPFTHSLEVLDRPSKIQKALGQMREDLKILHSALEKLG, encoded by the exons ATGAAGACGGACAGCGCGCCGCAGCACCACGTCCCGTTCCCGGGCAGGAGGCGGAGCCTGCTGGACGACGCCCGGCGGGAGAGCGGCTCCCCGTCCCCCGGGCCCTCCCGCGGCGGGGACAGCCTGGTGGCCCTCAACCTGCTCCTCGCCCTCAGCGGCGAGAAGAACGCGGGCTTCTTCAAGGCCGGCAGGGTTTTCGAG ACGTTCGAGACCAAACTTCTGCACGTGGAGAGTCGGCCCCGGAGATGCAAAAACAGCTCGTCGGAGCTGGAGATCTTCATCAAGTGTGAGGTCCACAGCTCGGACATTGAGGCCTTCATAAACTCATTAAAAAGAGTGGCAGGCGACGTGCGAACGATCCCCGAAGAAAaag TTCCCTGGTTTCCACGGAAAATAAGAGAGTTGGACAAATGCAATCATCTGATAACGAAATTCGACCCGGATTTAGACCAGGACCACCCT GGCTTCACGGACAAGGAGTACAGGAACAGAAGATCCTACTTCTCCGAACTTGCCTTTTGTTACAAACA AGGGGACCCCTTGCCCAGAGTAGAGTACACTGCGGAGGAGGTCTCCACCTG GAAGGAGGTCTACAGGACCCTGACCGGCATCTACCCCAGCCACGCCTGCAGGCAGTTCCTCCACGGCCTTcagcagctggagaaggagtgCGGCTATGGAGAAGACAGGATACCTCAGCTGCAAGACGTCTCAGTGTTCCTCCAGG agaaaaCTGGTTTCCAGCTACGTCCAGCAGGCGGACTCATCTCTGCGCGGGACTTCCTGGCCAGCTTGGCGTTCCGGGTGTTCCAGTGCACCCAGTACATCCGTCATTCTTCTGCACCAATGCATTCCCCAGAGCC AGATTGCTGCCATGAACTACTTGGTCACATCCCTATGCTCACCGACAAGGAATTTGCCCAGTTTTCCCAG GAAATTGGTCTTGCTTCGTTAGGAGCATCAGATGACGACATCGAGAGACTTTCAACA CTCTACTGGTTCACTGTGGAGTTTGGCTTGTGTAAGCAGAACGATTCAGTCAAGGCCTACGGTGCTGGACTTCTGTCCTCTTATGGCGAGCTCATG CATGCTCTCTCAAACGAACCAGAATACAAACCCTTCAGCCCAGAGGAAACCGCACTTCAGCCGTACCAGGACCAAACATACCAGCCAGTTTACTTTGTGTCAGAAAGCTTCGAGGACGCAAAAGCCAAGCTGAA GGAGTACTCATCGACTATACAAAGACCTTTCACAGTCCGCTATGACCCTTTCACCCACAGCCTGGAGGTGCTGGATCGGCCCAGTAAGATACAGAAAGCCCTGGGTCAGATGAGAGAAGACTTAAAAATCCTCCACAGCGCTCTGGAGAAACTTGGCTAG